From one Bradyrhizobium sp. Ash2021 genomic stretch:
- a CDS encoding invasion associated locus B family protein: MNRALVLLALIAAYPVFGGSAAKADDPRAMQLTYGPWTKLCFKRADGNSDCFISAAARGACHPSGGGVSISIRDEKTLSLLANFGTKRALEGGIGVQIDQDTPILISHPECFGLGCRGKIDIDRGFIERLKRSRTIAIEATDASHQKLSLAFSLADFAAAYDGPASDPPKVRDETATGDKMKQLTKQSEQQKQAFECRE, translated from the coding sequence ATGAACCGCGCGCTTGTGCTGCTTGCGTTGATTGCGGCGTATCCGGTGTTTGGCGGCAGCGCCGCCAAAGCCGACGATCCCCGCGCCATGCAGCTCACCTATGGGCCGTGGACAAAACTGTGCTTCAAGCGGGCCGACGGCAATTCGGACTGTTTCATTTCGGCGGCCGCGCGCGGCGCGTGTCATCCTTCCGGCGGTGGCGTCTCGATCTCCATTCGGGATGAAAAGACCCTGAGCCTGCTCGCCAATTTCGGCACCAAGCGAGCGCTCGAAGGCGGGATCGGCGTCCAGATCGATCAGGACACTCCGATCCTGATATCGCACCCCGAATGCTTCGGGCTCGGTTGCCGCGGCAAAATCGACATCGACCGCGGCTTCATCGAACGGCTGAAGCGCTCGCGAACGATCGCCATCGAGGCGACCGATGCATCCCACCAAAAGCTCAGCCTTGCCTTTTCCCTTGCCGATTTCGCCGCGGCCTATGATGGGCCTGCAAGCGATCCACCCAAGGTGCGCGACGAGACCGCCACGGGCGACAAGATGAAGCAGCTGACGAAACAGTCGGAGCAGCAGAAGCAGGCGTTTGAATGTAGGGAGTAG
- a CDS encoding GntR family transcriptional regulator, whose amino-acid sequence MKPLASPTEPSALSREEEQAEVIRRLEEDIIFGRFAPGSRLVEDTLMSRYGASRHFVRQGLFQLERQGIVLREKNIGATVRFYSAEEVRQIYEVREMLTRQAALMIALPAPAGLIEQLSELQRQYCARADAQDLRGIHEANDAFHVALFSACGNPYLVRSLQDYMNLTLPMRAKNLADKEGLALSRRQHELMIELLKGRDSWALAQLCVDHMQYSKSDYLGRIAADDRPQ is encoded by the coding sequence ATGAAACCGCTTGCCAGCCCAACCGAACCTTCCGCGCTGTCGCGCGAGGAGGAGCAGGCGGAAGTCATTCGCCGGCTGGAGGAAGACATCATCTTCGGCCGCTTCGCGCCGGGGTCGCGGCTGGTCGAAGACACCTTGATGTCGCGCTACGGCGCCAGCCGCCATTTCGTGCGCCAGGGCCTGTTTCAGCTCGAGCGCCAGGGCATCGTGCTGCGCGAGAAGAATATCGGCGCCACGGTGCGGTTCTATTCCGCCGAGGAAGTGCGGCAGATCTATGAGGTGCGGGAAATGCTGACGCGGCAGGCGGCGCTGATGATCGCGCTGCCGGCGCCTGCCGGCCTGATCGAACAATTGAGCGAGTTGCAGCGGCAATATTGCGCCAGGGCCGACGCGCAGGATCTGCGCGGTATCCATGAGGCCAACGACGCCTTCCACGTCGCGCTGTTCTCGGCCTGCGGCAATCCCTATCTGGTGCGCTCGCTGCAGGACTATATGAACCTGACCTTGCCGATGCGCGCCAAGAACCTCGCCGACAAGGAGGGCCTCGCGCTATCGCGCCGCCAGCATGAGTTGATGATCGAACTCCTGAAAGGCCGCGACAGCTGGGCGCTGGCCCAGCTCTGCGTCGATCACATGCAATACAGCAAGTCGGATTATCTCGGCCGCATCGCGGCGGATGATAGGCCGCAATAA
- a CDS encoding IlvD/Edd family dehydratase, with protein sequence MAEGLRKGLASYGDAGFSLFLRKAFIKAMGYSDDALNRPIVGITNTYSDYNPCHGNVPQIIEAVKRGVMLTGAMPMVFPTISIAESFSHPTSMYLRNLMAMDTEEMIRAQPMDAIVVIGGCDKTLPAQIMAAVSADLPTVVIPVGPMVVGHHKGEVLGACTDCRRLWGKYRAGEIDDVEIEAVNGRLAPSVGTCMVMGTASTMACITEALGLSLPMSATIPAPHAERFRLAEASGKVAAAMAKAKSPRPSEFLTASSFRNAQVVLQAIGGSTNGLIHLTAIANRTKHRIDLEGFDKLGREVPVLIDLKPSGEHYMEHFHHAGGVPKLMAQLGDLIDLDAKTITGATLRDVVAGAEEVPGQDAIRPRKDPIKPEGAMAVLHGNLAPRGAVIKHSAASPKLLQHTGRAVVFESVEDMTERVDDPALDVTADDVLVLRNAGPKGAPGMPEAGYLPIPKKLGRAGVKDMVRISDARMSGTAFGTIVLHITPESAVGGPLALVRNGDMIRLDVARRSIDLLVDEAELEKRRAALKPAVTPDWAKRGYAHLFNETILQADEGCDFDFMRGEGKG encoded by the coding sequence ATGGCTGAAGGACTTCGCAAGGGACTGGCAAGTTATGGCGATGCCGGGTTTTCGCTGTTCCTGCGCAAGGCCTTCATCAAGGCGATGGGTTATTCCGACGACGCGCTGAACCGCCCGATCGTCGGCATCACCAACACCTACAGCGACTACAATCCCTGCCACGGCAACGTGCCCCAGATCATCGAGGCGGTGAAGCGCGGCGTGATGCTGACCGGCGCCATGCCGATGGTGTTTCCGACCATTTCGATCGCCGAAAGCTTTTCGCATCCGACCTCGATGTATCTGCGCAATCTGATGGCGATGGATACCGAGGAGATGATCCGCGCCCAGCCGATGGACGCCATTGTCGTGATCGGCGGCTGCGACAAGACCCTGCCGGCGCAGATCATGGCCGCGGTCTCGGCCGATCTGCCGACCGTCGTTATCCCCGTCGGGCCGATGGTGGTGGGGCATCACAAGGGCGAGGTGCTGGGCGCCTGCACCGATTGCCGGCGGCTGTGGGGCAAATACCGCGCCGGCGAAATCGACGACGTCGAGATCGAAGCCGTCAATGGCCGTCTCGCGCCGTCGGTCGGCACCTGCATGGTGATGGGCACCGCGAGCACGATGGCCTGCATCACCGAGGCGCTCGGTCTGTCGCTGCCGATGAGCGCAACGATTCCGGCGCCCCATGCCGAGCGGTTTCGCTTGGCCGAAGCAAGCGGCAAGGTAGCGGCGGCGATGGCCAAGGCGAAAAGCCCGCGGCCGAGCGAGTTTCTGACCGCTTCATCGTTCCGCAATGCGCAGGTGGTGCTGCAGGCGATCGGCGGCTCGACCAATGGTCTCATTCATCTCACCGCGATCGCTAACCGCACCAAGCATCGCATTGATCTCGAAGGTTTCGACAAGCTCGGCCGCGAGGTGCCGGTGCTGATCGACCTGAAACCGTCGGGCGAGCATTACATGGAGCACTTTCATCATGCCGGCGGCGTGCCGAAGCTGATGGCGCAACTCGGCGACCTCATCGACCTCGATGCCAAAACCATTACCGGCGCGACGTTGCGCGATGTGGTCGCCGGCGCCGAGGAAGTGCCCGGCCAGGACGCGATCCGCCCGCGCAAAGATCCGATCAAGCCGGAAGGCGCAATGGCGGTGCTGCACGGCAATCTCGCGCCGCGCGGCGCGGTCATCAAGCATTCCGCGGCGAGCCCAAAGCTGCTGCAGCACACCGGCCGCGCCGTGGTGTTCGAATCCGTCGAGGACATGACTGAGCGGGTCGACGATCCCGCGCTGGATGTGACCGCCGACGACGTGCTGGTGCTGCGCAATGCCGGGCCGAAGGGCGCGCCGGGCATGCCGGAAGCCGGTTATTTGCCGATCCCGAAGAAGCTCGGACGCGCCGGCGTCAAGGACATGGTGCGGATCTCGGACGCGCGCATGAGCGGCACCGCGTTCGGCACCATCGTGCTGCACATCACTCCGGAATCCGCCGTCGGCGGGCCGCTGGCGCTGGTCCGGAACGGCGACATGATCCGGCTCGATGTCGCCAGGCGCAGCATCGATCTCTTGGTCGACGAGGCCGAACTCGAAAAGCGCCGCGCCGCGCTGAAGCCTGCCGTGACGCCCGATTGGGCGAAACGCGGCTACGCGCACCTGTTCAACGAGACCATTCTGCAGGCCGACGAAGGCTGTGATTTCGATTTCATGCGCGGCGAGGGGAAGGGGTAG
- a CDS encoding TRAP transporter substrate-binding protein, producing the protein MLGAIAAVSVMMTAASAGAQQVKHYRFAYDQPKTTGYGIVGDIFSDRLKALSKGTMLIDQYPGAQLGQEPQVLQLVKAGDVEFCISSSANAATLSPQAGVMSMHFLFRSEAHLIKAIADPEVSKAVKAMIADTVQGARVIALSTLGLRSMYAKREIKNIADMKGLKVRVQATPTEDTMFPAYGAQIVHMPFGSVYTSLQTGVVDVAENGVNVYLANKHYEVAPVLSMTEHEANNSLVWISDKLWNSLTPEQQGWVQAAADEVNKTEPAKAIELEHQSQDQLRKIGVKIVTDVDKSGFIAVADPYLDKLAKELGPHAEKVKDLIRAIK; encoded by the coding sequence ATGCTCGGTGCGATCGCGGCCGTGTCCGTGATGATGACGGCGGCAAGTGCCGGTGCGCAGCAGGTGAAGCATTATCGCTTCGCCTATGATCAGCCGAAGACGACGGGTTACGGCATCGTCGGCGATATCTTCAGCGACAGACTGAAAGCGCTGAGCAAGGGCACTATGCTGATCGACCAGTATCCCGGCGCGCAGCTCGGGCAGGAGCCGCAGGTGTTGCAGCTCGTGAAGGCGGGCGACGTCGAGTTCTGCATTTCCTCCTCCGCCAATGCCGCGACGCTGTCGCCGCAGGCCGGCGTGATGTCGATGCACTTCCTGTTCCGCTCCGAGGCGCATCTGATCAAGGCGATCGCGGACCCCGAAGTGTCGAAGGCGGTCAAGGCGATGATCGCGGATACCGTGCAGGGCGCCCGCGTCATCGCGCTGTCGACGCTCGGCTTACGCAGCATGTACGCCAAGCGCGAGATCAAGAACATCGCTGACATGAAGGGCCTCAAGGTGCGCGTGCAGGCGACGCCGACCGAGGACACCATGTTCCCGGCCTATGGCGCCCAGATCGTGCACATGCCGTTCGGCAGCGTCTATACGTCATTGCAGACCGGCGTGGTCGACGTCGCGGAAAACGGCGTCAACGTCTATCTCGCCAACAAGCATTACGAAGTCGCCCCCGTGCTTTCGATGACCGAGCACGAGGCCAACAACAGCCTGGTGTGGATCAGCGACAAGCTCTGGAACAGCCTGACGCCGGAGCAGCAGGGCTGGGTGCAGGCCGCCGCCGACGAGGTCAACAAGACCGAACCGGCGAAAGCGATCGAGCTCGAACATCAGTCGCAGGACCAGCTGCGGAAGATCGGCGTCAAGATCGTCACCGACGTCGACAAGTCCGGCTTCATCGCGGTCGCCGATCCCTATCTCGACAAGCTCGCCAAGGAGCTTGGGCCGCACGCCGAGAAGGTCAAAGACCTGATCCGCGCGATCAAGTAG
- a CDS encoding TRAP transporter substrate-binding protein: protein MDNRRTFMAAAVAAAAFVFAGAAGAQEVKHYRFAHDQQLNTGYSVAYDMFSAKLKELSNGTMLVDQYPGAQLGQEPQLLQLVKSGDIEFAVVSSANTATISPQAGVMSLHFLFRNADHLVKALADQQVIDAITAMIDETTQGLHVIATGSQGVRSIYSKKEIHNAGDMKGIKIRVQATATEDAIFPAYGAQTVHMPFGSVYTSLQTGVVDAAENSINVYLVNKHYEVAPVLSMTEHEANNALLFVSDKLWQSLSAEQKAWVKTAAAEVSAREPAKAFELEKAAATRLKGLGVKIVEDEDKKSFAAVSDPYLDKLAKELGPHAEKIKNLIRAIN, encoded by the coding sequence ATGGATAATCGAAGGACGTTCATGGCCGCGGCAGTCGCTGCGGCGGCTTTCGTGTTCGCGGGCGCTGCCGGTGCGCAGGAGGTGAAGCATTATCGTTTCGCCCACGATCAGCAGCTCAACACCGGCTACAGCGTCGCCTACGACATGTTTTCCGCAAAGCTCAAGGAACTGAGCAATGGCACCATGCTGGTCGACCAGTATCCCGGCGCGCAGCTCGGGCAGGAGCCGCAGCTGCTGCAACTGGTGAAATCCGGCGACATCGAATTCGCCGTCGTCTCGTCAGCGAATACCGCGACCATCTCGCCGCAGGCCGGCGTGATGTCGCTGCATTTCCTGTTCCGCAACGCCGATCACCTTGTCAAGGCGCTGGCCGACCAGCAGGTGATCGATGCGATCACGGCGATGATCGACGAAACCACGCAAGGCCTGCACGTCATTGCCACCGGCTCGCAGGGTGTGCGCAGCATCTACAGCAAGAAGGAAATCCACAACGCGGGCGACATGAAGGGAATCAAGATCCGCGTACAGGCCACGGCGACGGAGGACGCGATCTTCCCGGCCTATGGCGCGCAGACCGTGCACATGCCGTTCGGCAGCGTCTACACCTCGCTGCAAACCGGCGTGGTCGATGCCGCCGAGAACAGCATCAACGTCTATCTCGTCAACAAGCATTATGAAGTCGCACCCGTGCTGTCGATGACCGAGCATGAGGCCAACAATGCGCTGTTGTTCGTCAGCGACAAGCTGTGGCAGAGTCTTTCCGCCGAACAGAAGGCGTGGGTGAAGACGGCAGCGGCGGAAGTCAGCGCCAGGGAGCCGGCCAAGGCGTTCGAGCTCGAGAAGGCTGCGGCCACCAGGCTGAAGGGTTTGGGCGTCAAGATCGTCGAGGATGAGGACAAGAAAAGCTTTGCCGCGGTCTCCGATCCCTATCTCGACAAGCTCGCCAAGGAGCTTGGGCCGCACGCGGAGAAGATCAAGAACCTGATCCGCGCGATCAACTGA
- a CDS encoding TRAP transporter small permease — MAIADKLVLQRHRHLKWQSFDRLELVLMILCGVLCFGFSLSVTCDIVTRTIGHPWLWLQEVTSTLFIYAIFIGAAVATRRNDHLYLTAISEAMHGTPRMIVEIIIRMVVLGVAFVLIWYGYLNYIRGFGSFRLPSGTPIASLYAIIPLSGILIGLFTIEQMVNGIRNGFDHPEPPEQDLAIPAIDTTRIGTQP, encoded by the coding sequence ATGGCCATCGCCGATAAACTGGTGCTGCAGCGGCATCGCCATCTGAAATGGCAGTCGTTCGACCGGCTCGAACTGGTCCTGATGATCCTCTGCGGCGTGCTGTGTTTCGGCTTTTCGCTTTCGGTGACGTGCGACATCGTCACACGCACCATCGGCCATCCCTGGCTGTGGCTGCAGGAAGTCACTTCCACCCTGTTCATCTATGCGATCTTCATCGGTGCGGCAGTCGCCACCCGCCGCAACGATCATTTGTACCTGACCGCGATCTCCGAGGCGATGCACGGCACGCCGCGCATGATCGTCGAGATCATCATCCGCATGGTGGTGCTTGGCGTCGCGTTCGTTCTGATCTGGTACGGCTATCTCAACTATATCAGGGGATTTGGCAGCTTCCGGCTGCCATCGGGCACCCCGATCGCCTCGCTCTACGCGATCATTCCCCTGTCCGGCATCCTGATCGGACTGTTCACGATTGAGCAAATGGTCAACGGCATCAGAAATGGCTTTGACCATCCCGAACCGCCGGAACAAGACCTCGCGATTCCTGCGATCGACACCACCCGGATCGGGACGCAGCCGTGA